The Myxococcales bacterium genomic sequence CTGATCGAGCGTCTCGAGAAACCGGCGTTCGGCTTGCTTGAATACGCCCTTGAGCGTGCAGGAGGGGTCGAGCGGGCAGGTGTTCTTCTCGGCGTTGAAGCACTCGAGCAGCTCGAAGTTGGGCTCGGTCTCTCTCACCACGTCGCCGATGCGTAACAGAGCAGGGTCAATAGAGAGCCTGAGCCCCCCGGCCTGAGAACACGCAGGGAAAAGTCGGCCTGTCGAGTCAGACGCATCGACCTGAACACTACCAGCGCCAGCGTTTCGCCGCGGAAAACAGTCGAGCCCTGCAGGTTTCGGAAGCGGCATCGTCAGCGACGCCCCCGAAACAGGACGACGTCACTGACGAATGCGAGAGCTAAACAGGAGTGTCAAATGCTTCTTGGTACGCTTTCTGACAGCCGACGAGCCTTCATGACAACACCACAACGAGAGCTTGTTCGGTCCACCTTTGCGAGGCGCTTGCGCCGAATCTGATGGTGAAGGGGAGGGGGAAAGCGCTTGCTCGGGTGTGTGTGCGTTTGCGCCGAGCAAACCCGCTGTAGGTCGAGAACCCCCACTGCTGATTTTCTTGGGATGGGACTTGCCTCGACTGTGTCAGCTGGTCACGCTATGAGATGCACAACGGTTTCGGATCGTTCCTCGTGAGTGAGGGGTTGGTTGGGGCGGCGCAGTTGCGGCGGGCGCTGGAACGACAGACCTGGCTTCGTGGTCTTCCGATTGGGCAGATCCTCCTGGACATGGGCGTGCTGGGCGAAGCGGACCTCAGCCGCGCGCTGAGGGCCCAGATGGAATCCGTCGACGAAGGCACCCGGCCGCTGCCAATCGGCGAGCTTCTGGTGCACGAGGGCTTGATCTCGCGCGACGACTTGCACGTGGCGCTGCAGCGCCAGCAGGCCCTCCGTAGCAAGCACATCGGTGAGCTCATGGTCGAGATGGGCTTTCTGACCGCCGCTGCCCTCGGTGAGGCCATGCGGCGTCAGATGGACGAGCTGGCCTTCGGGTAAGCGCGTCCTGGACGGTCTGCGCGCCACGCTGGACGTTTGCTGCCGAGACTTGGGCTTGGTGTGCGTGTAGGCCGTGGTGCGTCTCCATGAGGCTCCGGGGCACGCCCCAAGGCTCCAAGTGATTCGGCTATCAATTTTGGCGCCAAGGCGTCGATGACTCTTGGCGTGACACCGAGCGAGACGGCTCTCGAGCCCGAGCGACCGCTGATCGACGTCGAGCCCACCGACGAGGGCGGCGTACGTTTGGGCCTGCGAGGGCGAATGACGAACGCCGAGGTGATCGCTCTTTTCGAGCGACTCACGGACCCCGAGGTGCAGCGGCGGGACGTGACCGTGGACTGCCGTGACTGCGCGTACCTGGGTGGTGCACCTCTGCAGTGCCTGGTGATGGTCAGCCGAGCGCTGTCAAAGGTGGGCCGCGTGCTGCGCCTCTGCGGCGCCAATGACGAGCTCGTGCGTGCCGCCGTGACCTTGGGTGTTGCCGACTACCTGAGCTGGGAACGGACGAACGGCTAAAAAGAAGAGGCAGAGCGAATGAGCAAGACGGTTCTCATCATCGACGATTCGGAGTCCATGCGCGAACTCCTCAAGCACACGCTGGTCACGGCGGGGTACGAGGTCAGAGAGGCCTCGAATGGCGCCGATGGCATGGCCGAGGCAGTCAAAAAGAAGGTGGATCTCATCATTACCGACCTGAACATGCCGGTGATGGATGGCCTGACGGTGGCGCGGAAAGTCCGCCAGATCGCGGCCTATCGCACCACGCCCCTGCTGCTGCTCACCACCGAGACCTCCGATGCCAAAAAGCAGGCTGCGCGCGAGGCAGGCGCGTCGGGCTGGATGGTCAAGCCCTTCAGCCCGCCCGACCTGCTCAAGACCATCGCGCGAGTCATGCCTCGATGAGCCTCGAGAGCGAAACGCCCTTCGAGCGTTTTCGACGCATCTTCCTGGAAGAGTGCCAAGAACACCTGCTGGCGCTCGAGTCGGGCCTGCTCGCGCTCGAAAGCCAACCCGGGGACGACGAGTCCATCAACGCCGTGTTCCGGGCGGCGCACTCCATCAAGGGCGGCGCGCTGGCCATGGGGCTC encodes the following:
- a CDS encoding Rrf2 family transcriptional regulator, giving the protein MPLPKPAGLDCFPRRNAGAGSVQVDASDSTGRLFPACSQAGGLRLSIDPALLRIGDVVRETEPNFELLECFNAEKNTCPLDPSCTLKGVFKQAERRFLETLDQYTLADMIRRPQALIKVLLPSRAPNSARP
- a CDS encoding STAS domain-containing protein produces the protein MTPSETALEPERPLIDVEPTDEGGVRLGLRGRMTNAEVIALFERLTDPEVQRRDVTVDCRDCAYLGGAPLQCLVMVSRALSKVGRVLRLCGANDELVRAAVTLGVADYLSWERTNG
- a CDS encoding response regulator, which translates into the protein MSKTVLIIDDSESMRELLKHTLVTAGYEVREASNGADGMAEAVKKKVDLIITDLNMPVMDGLTVARKVRQIAAYRTTPLLLLTTETSDAKKQAAREAGASGWMVKPFSPPDLLKTIARVMPR